A genomic segment from uncultured Marinifilum sp. encodes:
- a CDS encoding M48 family metallopeptidase — MKKNMRNTLLLGFCFFLAACATVPITGRKQINMFPESEMIATSLTQYDTFLKDSKLSGDKQKTAMVKSCGKRIAKAVEDFMIEHGMSDRIANFQWEFNLVEDDTPNAWCMPGGKVVFYTGILPYTQTETGLAVVMGHEIAHAIARHGNERMSQQMGIQAIGQGLSIYLNEKPAETQQIWMTAFGAASNVGVMLPFSRSHETEADKMGLIFMAMAGYDPAEAVEFWKRMGASGGQKPPEFLSTHPADDTRVKDLKAYLPEAMKYYKKK, encoded by the coding sequence ATGAAAAAAAACATGCGTAATACCCTATTGTTAGGCTTTTGCTTTTTTTTAGCAGCTTGCGCTACGGTGCCAATTACAGGAAGAAAGCAAATAAATATGTTTCCTGAAAGTGAGATGATTGCTACTAGTTTAACTCAATATGACACATTTCTTAAAGATAGTAAATTGTCTGGCGATAAGCAGAAAACAGCAATGGTAAAATCTTGTGGTAAGCGTATTGCAAAAGCTGTTGAGGATTTTATGATAGAACATGGAATGAGCGATAGAATTGCTAATTTTCAGTGGGAATTTAATTTGGTAGAAGATGATACGCCCAATGCCTGGTGTATGCCTGGTGGTAAGGTGGTATTTTATACTGGAATTTTGCCATATACACAAACAGAAACAGGTTTGGCCGTTGTAATGGGACACGAAATTGCTCATGCCATTGCTCGCCATGGTAACGAAAGAATGAGCCAACAAATGGGAATTCAGGCAATTGGTCAGGGTTTGTCTATTTATTTGAATGAGAAACCAGCAGAAACACAGCAAATTTGGATGACTGCATTTGGTGCAGCTTCTAATGTTGGGGTAATGTTACCTTTTTCTCGTTCTCATGAAACAGAAGCAGATAAAATGGGCTTAATTTTTATGGCTATGGCAGGCTATGATCCTGCCGAAGCAGTAGAATTCTGGAAAAGAATGGGAGCTAGTGGCGGACAAAAGCCACCAGAATTTCTTTCGACTCACCCAGCCGATGATACTCGAGTAAAAGATCTTAAAGCTTACTTACCCGAAGCCATGAAATATTATAAAAAGAAATAA
- a CDS encoding thioredoxin domain-containing protein encodes MNRFNTIILFVVFSVLIEISAYSQNIEKIMNTIHTNKLINENSPYLLQHAHNPVDWYPWGAEALEKAKAENKIILVSIGYAACHWCHVMERESFEDESVAKMMNEFFVCIKVDREERPDIDQIYMDAVQMMTGSGGWPLNCFAMPNGKPFFGGTYFRPVDWLRVLQGLQNAWLNEPEKVKDVASKIAEGVRSNELIKLKVESKKIHIDNLSSGYENWKNEFDNKEGGNNRAPKFPLPNSLQYLLRYYYHTKDQMALKHVLLTLDKMAAGGIYDQMGGGFARYSVDEIWKVPHFEKMLYDNAQLISLYAEAYQLIKNPEYKRVLEESLAFVNRELSLQEGGFYSSLDADSEGVEGKFYVWEKSEVEKVLGIDSDLYCEYYGITELPNWEEGNILMVKADKRKLALKNGLTLEQFEQKISQANMILLKHRAQRVKPGLDDKSLTSWNSLMIKGYIDAYKAVGEEKYLKRATKAAEFIQNYLLKEDGGLNRNYKDGFSKINGFLDDYSFTIEAFIALYQASFNEDWLIKANNLCEYVLLHFSDENSGMFYYTSDENPDLIARKMELSDNVIPSSNSSMAKCLYLLGVYLGKEKYIVRSKQMLNNVLDRLIKMPAYHSNWGQLFFWLANKSCEIVICGKNAITNKRKIESLFLPNVIIAGSQQESNLPLLRNRYVTDKTVFYLCENKTCKLPFTNVEDLLRQINRE; translated from the coding sequence ATGAATAGATTCAATACAATAATATTGTTTGTAGTATTTTCTGTATTGATAGAAATATCTGCCTATTCACAAAACATAGAGAAAATAATGAATACAATACATACCAATAAACTTATTAATGAGAATAGTCCTTACTTGCTGCAGCATGCTCATAATCCAGTAGATTGGTATCCATGGGGTGCTGAGGCTTTAGAAAAGGCAAAAGCCGAAAATAAGATAATATTAGTAAGTATTGGTTATGCGGCCTGTCATTGGTGTCATGTAATGGAGCGAGAGAGTTTCGAGGATGAGAGTGTGGCAAAAATGATGAATGAGTTTTTTGTTTGTATAAAAGTTGATAGAGAGGAGCGTCCGGATATAGATCAAATATATATGGATGCAGTACAAATGATGACTGGCAGTGGAGGCTGGCCATTAAATTGTTTTGCAATGCCAAATGGAAAACCATTTTTTGGGGGTACTTATTTTCGTCCGGTCGACTGGTTAAGAGTATTGCAGGGTTTACAAAATGCTTGGCTTAATGAGCCTGAGAAAGTTAAAGATGTTGCAAGTAAAATTGCCGAGGGAGTTCGTTCTAATGAATTAATAAAGCTAAAAGTAGAATCAAAAAAAATACATATCGATAATTTAAGTAGTGGATACGAAAATTGGAAAAATGAATTCGACAATAAAGAAGGTGGAAACAATAGAGCTCCAAAATTTCCTTTGCCGAATTCTTTACAATATTTGTTAAGATATTATTACCATACAAAAGATCAAATGGCATTAAAGCATGTTTTGCTTACTCTCGATAAGATGGCTGCTGGCGGAATTTATGATCAAATGGGTGGTGGTTTTGCCCGTTATTCGGTCGATGAGATTTGGAAAGTGCCTCATTTCGAAAAAATGTTGTATGATAATGCGCAGTTAATAAGTTTGTATGCCGAAGCATATCAGTTAATAAAAAATCCCGAATACAAAAGAGTGCTTGAAGAAAGCCTTGCATTTGTAAATAGAGAATTGAGCTTGCAGGAAGGTGGATTTTATTCATCTTTAGATGCAGATAGTGAGGGTGTTGAAGGAAAATTCTATGTTTGGGAAAAGAGCGAAGTAGAAAAGGTTTTGGGAATTGATTCCGACTTGTATTGTGAATATTATGGGATTACTGAACTTCCAAATTGGGAGGAAGGAAACATTCTTATGGTAAAGGCTGATAAAAGAAAACTAGCCTTAAAAAATGGATTGACGCTGGAGCAGTTTGAACAAAAAATTTCTCAGGCTAACATGATTTTACTTAAACATAGAGCACAAAGAGTTAAGCCGGGTTTAGATGATAAATCGCTTACCAGCTGGAATTCTTTAATGATAAAAGGATATATTGATGCCTACAAAGCTGTAGGAGAAGAAAAGTATTTGAAACGAGCCACTAAAGCGGCCGAGTTTATTCAAAATTATCTATTAAAGGAAGATGGTGGCCTGAATCGTAATTATAAAGATGGTTTTTCTAAAATAAATGGATTTTTGGATGATTATAGTTTCACTATAGAGGCATTTATAGCTTTATATCAGGCAAGTTTTAATGAGGATTGGCTGATAAAAGCCAATAATTTATGTGAGTATGTTCTTCTTCATTTTTCTGATGAAAATTCTGGAATGTTCTACTATACATCAGATGAAAATCCTGATTTAATTGCTCGAAAAATGGAATTAAGCGATAATGTAATTCCTTCCTCTAATTCGTCAATGGCAAAGTGTCTTTATTTGCTTGGTGTTTATCTCGGAAAAGAAAAGTATATAGTAAGATCTAAACAAATGCTTAATAATGTGTTAGATCGTTTGATTAAAATGCCAGCTTATCATTCCAATTGGGGACAGTTATTTTTCTGGTTGGCGAATAAATCTTGCGAAATTGTTATTTGTGGAAAAAATGCCATCACCAACAAACGTAAAATAGAATCATTATTTTTACCTAATGTGATAATTGCCGGAAGCCAACAGGAGAGCAACTTGCCTTTGTTGCGGAATAGATATGTTACTGATAAAACAGTTTTTTATTTGTGCGAAAATAAAACTTGTAAATTGCCATTTACTAATGTTGAAGATTTACTTCGTCAGATTAATAGAGAGTGA
- a CDS encoding sulfatase, producing MKQVFIKLIALAAFVLLLGMYSCKKQRTSIDHSASQNQHPNVILFVSDDHGKDALGCYGNTVIQTPNLDKLAAEGVLFNNAYCTSASCAASRSVILSGLYGHATGSYGHVHDYHHFSTFKNVKSLPVLLEAAGYATARIGKYHVAPESVYHFQEVLKADPRNTVEMAEQCEGVLNSDKPFFLYFCTDDPHRGAPFKPEKWDMPNNFGNKKEGYAGVETKIYDPKDVIVPKFLPDTKQTREEIAEYYQSISRIDQGFGKLMKMLEVSGKIDNTIVIYISDNGMAFPGAKTTVYEPGIQLPCIIKNPKLPTKGIENNAMISWVDLAPTILDIANVDYKPESFHGHSFKDVIANPKAEGWNEIYASHTFHEITMYYPMRVCRSGKYKLIWNTAYRLEYPFASDLWASSTWQGVYRNHEEYYGNRKVEDYLFRAEFELYDLSSDPWESKNLATDKKYNKILEELKEKLKVYQQKTKDPWHIMWNHDSSMQGSGVNL from the coding sequence ATGAAACAAGTTTTTATTAAACTTATAGCTTTAGCAGCATTTGTATTGCTATTAGGTATGTATTCCTGTAAAAAACAGAGAACAAGTATAGATCATTCAGCTTCTCAGAATCAACACCCCAATGTTATTTTGTTTGTGTCCGACGATCATGGAAAAGATGCATTGGGCTGTTATGGAAATACTGTTATTCAAACACCAAATTTGGACAAGTTAGCTGCAGAAGGGGTATTGTTTAATAATGCATATTGTACAAGCGCAAGTTGTGCAGCTAGTCGTTCGGTTATTTTATCGGGCTTGTATGGTCATGCAACAGGTTCTTATGGGCATGTTCACGATTATCATCATTTTAGCACTTTTAAAAATGTAAAATCTTTACCAGTGCTTTTAGAAGCAGCAGGATATGCTACTGCAAGGATAGGTAAATATCACGTAGCTCCCGAATCGGTTTATCATTTTCAGGAAGTACTGAAAGCTGATCCTCGAAACACAGTTGAGATGGCCGAACAATGTGAAGGAGTATTGAATTCTGACAAGCCTTTCTTTTTGTATTTTTGCACCGACGATCCACATCGAGGAGCCCCATTTAAACCTGAAAAATGGGATATGCCTAATAATTTTGGAAATAAGAAAGAGGGATATGCAGGAGTTGAAACTAAAATTTATGATCCTAAAGATGTAATTGTGCCAAAATTTTTACCCGATACAAAACAAACCAGAGAAGAAATTGCTGAATATTATCAAAGTATATCCAGAATAGATCAGGGCTTTGGTAAATTAATGAAGATGTTAGAAGTTAGTGGGAAAATTGATAATACTATTGTAATTTATATTTCGGATAATGGAATGGCATTTCCGGGAGCTAAAACCACAGTATACGAACCAGGAATTCAATTACCTTGCATAATTAAAAATCCAAAATTACCGACTAAAGGAATAGAAAATAATGCCATGATTTCATGGGTAGACTTAGCACCAACAATTCTGGATATTGCAAATGTAGATTACAAGCCTGAAAGTTTTCACGGACATTCGTTTAAGGATGTAATTGCAAATCCAAAAGCAGAAGGTTGGAATGAGATTTATGCATCGCATACCTTCCATGAAATTACCATGTACTATCCAATGCGTGTATGTCGTTCTGGTAAATATAAATTAATCTGGAATACGGCTTATCGCCTTGAATATCCTTTTGCTTCCGATTTATGGGCTTCTTCAACCTGGCAGGGAGTTTACAGAAATCACGAAGAGTATTATGGAAACAGAAAAGTTGAAGATTATTTATTTCGGGCAGAATTTGAATTGTACGATTTGTCTTCCGATCCGTGGGAAAGTAAAAATTTGGCAACAGATAAAAAGTATAATAAAATACTAGAAGAATTAAAGGAAAAACTTAAGGTTTATCAGCAAAAAACAAAAGATCCATGGCATATAATGTGGAATCACGATAGCTCAATGCAAGGTTCAGGAGTTAATTTGTAA
- a CDS encoding helix-turn-helix transcriptional regulator gives MISPGLIDEIKVEIYNTAKCTLGQEWNYSNVISPFSRIYLITKGEGYILPNNKMQKLKPGYLYLVPSYTLCGYHCVEELSQYYLHFSHHLSDGLKIFDQISVVNEVKALPIDFHLFERLLEINSTLSLKYSDPNIYEKDSWKNNRMEHRPNHIQLETEGIIKQLFSRFIRSDSSKTLQLQKQSFIQKSFKYISNHLYEEIRIEALANLACCSTDHYTRKFKKITGMRPMEFINQKRIEKAQELLITTTMSQKKISEETGFNSQQYYTRIFKKISRCSPEQYRKMGGLI, from the coding sequence ATGATATCACCCGGATTAATAGATGAAATAAAAGTTGAAATTTATAATACAGCAAAATGTACGCTCGGACAGGAGTGGAACTATTCTAATGTAATTAGTCCGTTTTCGAGAATTTACCTTATAACAAAGGGAGAAGGCTACATTTTACCTAATAATAAGATGCAAAAATTAAAGCCAGGATATTTGTACTTGGTTCCCAGTTACACTTTATGTGGATATCATTGTGTAGAGGAGTTGAGCCAATATTATTTACATTTTTCGCATCATTTGTCTGATGGTTTGAAGATTTTCGATCAAATTTCTGTTGTTAACGAAGTAAAGGCTTTGCCAATTGATTTTCATTTGTTCGAGAGACTTCTTGAAATTAATTCAACTTTATCTTTAAAATATTCCGATCCTAATATTTATGAAAAAGATAGCTGGAAAAATAACAGAATGGAGCATCGGCCTAATCATATTCAATTAGAAACTGAGGGAATTATTAAGCAGTTATTTTCCCGGTTTATTAGAAGCGACTCTTCTAAAACATTACAATTGCAAAAGCAATCGTTTATTCAAAAATCATTTAAATATATTTCTAATCATTTATACGAAGAAATAAGGATTGAAGCTCTTGCAAACCTTGCATGTTGCTCAACGGATCATTATACTCGAAAGTTTAAAAAAATAACAGGAATGAGACCCATGGAGTTCATCAATCAGAAAAGGATTGAAAAGGCACAAGAGCTTTTAATTACCACAACCATGTCTCAAAAAAAAATTAGCGAAGAAACCGGTTTTAATAGTCAGCAGTATTATACCCGAATTTTTAAAAAGATTAGCCGATGTTCTCCTGAGCAATATCGAAAAATGGGTGGATTGATTTAA
- a CDS encoding uroporphyrinogen decarboxylase family protein, with translation MNSKERVFATLRREEVDYPASWLGLPVPPALPSLFEHFKVSNTNDLKKRIDDDIWPILVPYNNAPFNDVGCALSFAKEEISNGSQDERTLTAPGFFEGMTDPEMVNEFPWPNPEEFLDLEKSKELVNNAPDDYFKMGIMWSAHFQDACSAFGMEDALITMMMYPEMFKAVIDRITDFYLDLNERFYEATKGKLDGVLIGNDFGSQTALMVDPFMLREYVFPGTKKLVEQAKSYGLTVMHHSCGSIFPIIEDLYDMGVDIVHPIQALATDMSAEHLSEQFKSKAFCGAVDAQQLLVNGTPEQISARVQELKKLFPTGLIISPSHEAILPDIAPANIEALFDAVKK, from the coding sequence ATGAATTCAAAAGAACGAGTATTTGCAACCCTAAGAAGAGAAGAAGTTGATTATCCTGCAAGTTGGCTAGGTCTACCTGTGCCTCCTGCATTACCTTCTCTGTTCGAGCATTTTAAAGTATCAAACACAAACGATCTTAAAAAGCGTATCGATGATGATATCTGGCCAATTTTGGTTCCATATAACAATGCCCCTTTTAACGATGTTGGTTGTGCATTAAGTTTTGCAAAAGAAGAAATATCCAATGGATCACAGGATGAACGAACTTTAACAGCTCCTGGATTTTTCGAAGGAATGACAGATCCAGAAATGGTAAATGAATTCCCATGGCCAAATCCTGAAGAATTTCTGGACCTTGAAAAATCGAAAGAGCTTGTAAACAATGCTCCTGATGATTACTTTAAAATGGGCATAATGTGGTCGGCTCATTTTCAAGATGCCTGTTCTGCTTTTGGTATGGAAGATGCCTTAATAACCATGATGATGTATCCGGAAATGTTTAAGGCTGTAATAGATCGTATTACTGATTTTTACCTTGACTTAAACGAACGATTTTATGAAGCAACTAAAGGTAAATTAGATGGTGTTTTAATTGGCAACGATTTTGGAAGTCAGACTGCTTTAATGGTTGATCCATTTATGCTGCGAGAATATGTATTTCCGGGCACAAAAAAACTAGTAGAGCAAGCTAAAAGCTATGGATTAACCGTAATGCATCATTCGTGTGGATCTATCTTCCCTATTATCGAAGATTTATATGATATGGGCGTAGATATTGTTCATCCAATACAAGCATTGGCTACAGATATGAGCGCAGAACATTTGAGCGAGCAGTTTAAATCTAAAGCATTTTGTGGAGCTGTAGATGCACAGCAATTACTTGTAAATGGAACACCCGAACAGATAAGTGCCAGAGTACAGGAATTAAAAAAACTTTTTCCTACCGGATTAATAATATCTCCTAGTCACGAAGCAATTTTACCCGATATTGCTCCAGCAAATATAGAAGCACTATTTGATGCCGTAAAAAAATAA
- a CDS encoding L-rhamnose/proton symporter RhaT: protein MITPNPIYGTGLHAIGGISAASCYMPFEKVKNWTWEIFWIVQALFAWLIMPFVIGYFTVPDLFTVLSKAPASVFWPALLLGAVYGFGGLSFGYAIRNIGYSLTYTISIGISAVLGTIIPLILKGQLIEQFTKVGGDIVLLGMIASIFGVALCGRAGFLKEKFLASKAKYEGKNFNMKKGLILVLIAGALSAIWGVSLEIGQPISDIAAEHGAGHFEGNAKLIVSSLGCLLTNLIWFGFVTFKNGSIKTLVSIKETGTKRYLSNFSLSALAGSLWYVQFFFYGLGHVRMGSFQFSSWVLHMSMLIFFSYIIGVLMKEWKDVNRKTYITLIIALLVLVTSFVIMTYESYIGELANGNH, encoded by the coding sequence ATGATAACACCCAACCCTATATATGGAACTGGCTTGCATGCAATAGGTGGCATTTCTGCTGCTAGTTGTTACATGCCATTCGAAAAGGTCAAAAACTGGACCTGGGAAATATTTTGGATCGTACAAGCACTTTTTGCATGGCTTATAATGCCTTTTGTTATAGGATATTTTACCGTTCCAGATTTATTCACCGTTTTATCTAAAGCTCCCGCATCGGTATTTTGGCCCGCCCTATTATTAGGAGCTGTTTATGGTTTTGGAGGCTTGTCTTTTGGTTACGCAATCCGAAATATAGGTTATTCACTAACCTACACCATATCCATTGGAATATCGGCCGTTTTAGGCACAATAATTCCTTTAATTTTAAAAGGCCAATTAATAGAACAATTCACTAAAGTTGGAGGTGACATTGTACTTTTAGGAATGATAGCATCTATTTTTGGTGTTGCACTTTGCGGAAGAGCAGGTTTCTTAAAAGAGAAGTTTTTAGCATCTAAAGCAAAGTATGAAGGGAAAAACTTCAACATGAAAAAAGGGCTTATTTTGGTTTTAATAGCTGGAGCTTTATCTGCAATATGGGGTGTATCATTAGAAATTGGACAACCTATTTCTGATATTGCGGCAGAACATGGAGCTGGTCATTTTGAGGGTAATGCAAAATTAATTGTATCCTCGCTGGGATGTTTACTTACCAATCTTATATGGTTTGGATTTGTAACATTTAAAAATGGATCAATAAAAACACTTGTATCAATTAAAGAAACAGGAACAAAAAGATATCTTAGTAATTTCTCCCTTTCTGCTTTAGCTGGATCCTTATGGTATGTTCAATTTTTCTTTTACGGATTAGGACACGTGCGAATGGGTTCTTTCCAATTTTCAAGCTGGGTTTTGCACATGTCTATGCTCATTTTTTTCAGCTATATTATTGGCGTATTAATGAAAGAGTGGAAAGATGTTAATCGTAAAACATATATCACTTTAATAATTGCCTTACTGGTTTTGGTTACCTCTTTTGTAATAATGACTTACGAGAGTTATATCGGAGAATTAGCGAACGGAAATCATTAA
- a CDS encoding DMT family transporter codes for MKREGSSYGIFLMILSVVAFGLMAGLVRSMSHVSTYITVFVRFAIGIGIIGILAMMRKIDLKFVRSPLLLLRGITGTASVALFYLAIIKIGMGKASVYSYSYPLFASLLSAIILKEKISSSKWLMMLLAFIGIILVSFQFTNAGKDWSFGLYDFLAILSAFTTAISILIVKKLHGTDNSYAIFFAQAIVGFWIFLIPANLPELTGPVTSSYVLIFIGIASALAQLLNTEGYRHVSIATGSPFHMLIPIVNVIIGVLVFNEIFSLQEIIGSSFVVIACLGILRINALSIHKKV; via the coding sequence ATGAAAAGGGAAGGAAGTTCTTACGGTATTTTCCTAATGATACTGTCGGTTGTGGCTTTTGGGCTTATGGCTGGTTTGGTTCGAAGCATGTCTCATGTAAGCACATACATTACTGTTTTTGTTCGCTTTGCCATTGGAATTGGCATTATTGGAATACTAGCAATGATGCGAAAAATAGATCTAAAATTTGTTCGAAGTCCTTTACTTTTACTTCGCGGAATTACTGGCACAGCATCGGTTGCTTTATTTTATTTAGCCATTATTAAAATTGGAATGGGAAAAGCATCGGTTTATTCCTATTCTTACCCTTTATTTGCCTCCTTACTAAGTGCTATAATTCTTAAGGAAAAAATTAGCAGCTCTAAATGGCTTATGATGCTTTTGGCCTTTATTGGTATCATATTAGTATCTTTTCAGTTTACAAACGCAGGAAAAGACTGGAGCTTTGGCTTGTACGATTTTTTAGCAATTTTAAGTGCTTTTACAACTGCTATTTCCATATTAATAGTTAAAAAATTACATGGCACCGATAATTCGTACGCCATATTTTTTGCACAGGCCATTGTTGGATTTTGGATATTTTTAATTCCGGCCAATCTTCCAGAACTTACAGGACCAGTAACAAGTAGTTATGTATTAATTTTTATTGGCATTGCCTCAGCGCTCGCTCAGCTCCTTAACACAGAAGGCTATCGACATGTTTCCATAGCAACAGGATCGCCTTTTCACATGCTTATTCCAATTGTTAATGTCATTATAGGAGTATTGGTTTTTAACGAAATTTTTAGCTTACAGGAAATTATTGGTTCTTCATTTGTAGTAATCGCATGTTTGGGTATTCTTCGAATAAATGCTTTATCGATACATAAAAAAGTTTAA
- a CDS encoding CIA30 family protein: MINILILIQILTNTKIIADFTNDTSLLNWYIVNDDVMGGKSDSGIYINQNKCAVFQGTVSLENNGGFAMVKSVFEPLNIKQYSKIVLKVKGDSKKYQLRIKPKNSQYHSFVYNFYTNEEWQILEIPFEKFQARFRGRKLNYPNFNSDQLSEVAFLIGNKKAEKFKLEIMWIALK; encoded by the coding sequence ATGATAAATATTTTAATACTTATACAGATACTTACGAACACAAAGATAATAGCAGATTTTACCAACGATACTAGCCTATTAAACTGGTACATTGTAAATGATGATGTAATGGGTGGAAAGTCGGATTCTGGAATTTATATAAACCAAAACAAATGTGCAGTATTTCAAGGTACTGTTTCCTTAGAAAATAATGGTGGTTTTGCAATGGTTAAAAGTGTATTCGAACCTTTAAACATAAAACAATACTCAAAAATTGTATTAAAAGTTAAAGGCGATTCAAAAAAATATCAATTAAGAATAAAACCTAAAAACTCTCAATACCATTCTTTTGTGTACAACTTTTACACCAACGAAGAGTGGCAAATTTTAGAAATTCCATTTGAAAAATTTCAGGCAAGATTTCGTGGACGAAAATTAAATTATCCGAATTTTAATTCTGATCAATTATCAGAAGTTGCATTTTTAATAGGCAATAAAAAGGCAGAAAAATTTAAACTGGAAATTATGTGGATTGCCTTAAAATAA
- a CDS encoding BLUF domain-containing protein: protein MSKLIQIVYVSCSRNKLSESELDDILSEIRPKNRKNSITGLLLYNDEIFIQVLEGKSEIINDLYERLKKDDRHINIVLILKENIKKRSFPDWSMGYHKLSKEESKELPGFSNLMSAKDFKESLKKSSAAVVELIDKFMMYT, encoded by the coding sequence ATGTCTAAGTTAATTCAAATTGTATATGTAAGTTGTTCCAGAAATAAGCTTTCTGAAAGCGAACTTGATGATATATTAAGCGAAATAAGACCTAAAAATCGCAAGAATAGTATTACAGGATTGCTTTTGTATAACGATGAAATTTTTATTCAGGTTCTAGAGGGCAAATCCGAAATAATAAACGATTTGTATGAACGATTAAAAAAAGATGATCGCCATATTAATATTGTTTTGATATTAAAAGAGAATATCAAGAAACGATCATTTCCCGATTGGAGTATGGGATATCATAAACTAAGTAAGGAAGAATCTAAAGAGTTACCTGGTTTTTCAAACCTAATGTCGGCAAAAGATTTCAAGGAAAGTTTAAAGAAAAGTTCTGCTGCAGTTGTAGAGCTTATCGATAAGTTTATGATGTATACCTAA
- a CDS encoding tetrahydrofolate dehydrogenase/cyclohydrolase catalytic domain-containing protein, with product MELIDGKKISNEVKQEIAAEVEQIKKAGGKTPHLAAMIVGHDGASETYVAAKVKACLAVGFESSEFRFEDDITEEQLLEEIRKVNENDDIDGLIVQLPLPKHISETKVIETIRPEKDVDGFHPMNVGKMVASLPTYLPATPAGIVELLKRYKIETSGKNCVVIGRSNIVGTPMSVLMSRKAAYGDCTVTLCHSRTKNIGEITRKADIVIVALGMMEFLTGDMVKEGAVIVDVGIHRVKSDKTKSGWKLKGDVKFDEVAPKASFITPVPGGVGPMTIVSLLQNTLLAAKKEIYS from the coding sequence ATGGAATTAATCGACGGAAAAAAAATTTCGAACGAGGTGAAGCAAGAGATTGCTGCCGAAGTTGAACAGATAAAAAAAGCAGGAGGGAAAACGCCTCATCTTGCAGCAATGATTGTTGGACACGACGGAGCTAGTGAAACCTATGTGGCTGCTAAAGTTAAGGCTTGTCTTGCTGTAGGATTCGAATCTTCAGAGTTTCGTTTTGAGGATGACATTACCGAAGAGCAGTTATTGGAAGAAATCCGTAAGGTTAACGAGAATGATGATATTGATGGATTAATTGTTCAGTTGCCTTTGCCTAAGCACATATCTGAAACTAAAGTGATAGAAACCATTCGTCCCGAAAAGGATGTTGATGGATTTCATCCTATGAATGTAGGTAAAATGGTTGCCAGCTTACCAACTTATTTGCCAGCAACTCCTGCAGGTATTGTGGAGTTATTAAAGAGATACAAAATAGAGACATCGGGAAAAAATTGCGTAGTTATTGGTCGTAGTAACATTGTAGGTACTCCAATGAGTGTACTTATGTCGCGTAAGGCTGCTTATGGCGATTGTACAGTAACTTTATGCCACAGTAGAACCAAGAATATTGGCGAAATTACCCGCAAAGCCGATATTGTTATTGTTGCCTTGGGAATGATGGAATTTCTTACCGGCGATATGGTAAAAGAAGGAGCTGTAATTGTTGATGTTGGTATTCATCGTGTAAAATCTGATAAAACAAAATCAGGTTGGAAACTAAAAGGCGATGTTAAGTTCGACGAGGTTGCACCTAAAGCATCATTTATTACACCTGTTCCTGGAGGTGTAGGACCTATGACAATTGTATCCTTATTGCAGAATACATTACTAGCAGCTAAAAAAGAAATTTATAGCTAG